A single region of the Phaenicophaeus curvirostris isolate KB17595 chromosome 4, BPBGC_Pcur_1.0, whole genome shotgun sequence genome encodes:
- the FBXO8 gene encoding F-box only protein 8, which produces MGQGLWRVARNQQLQHQGYSGQGYLAREHGRRVTTNNVSNTNHRKQAQGGIDIYHLLKTRKSKEQEGFINLEMLPPELSFTILSYLNATDLCLASCVWQDLANDELLWQGLCKSTWGHCSIYNKNPPLGFSFRKLYMQLDEGSLTFNANPDEGVNYFMSKGILDDSPKEIAKFIFCTRTLNWKKLRIYLDERRDVLDDLVTLHNFRNQFLPNALREFFRHIHAPEERGEYLETLITKFSHRFCACNPDLMRELGLSPDAVYVLCYSLILLSIDLTSPHVKNKMSKREFIRNTRRAAQNISEDFVGHLYDNIYLIGHVAA; this is translated from the exons ATGGGTCAGGGACTTTGGAGAGTTGCTAGGAACCAGCAACTTCAACACCAAGGGTACAGTGGACAAGGCTATCTTGCCAGAGAACATGGTAGACGAGTAACTACTAACAACGTTTCAAATACAAACCATCGGAAACAAGCCCAAGGAGGCATTGACATCTACCATCTGTTGAAGACTAGAAAATCTAAAGAACAAGAAGGATTCATTAACCTGGAAATGTTGCCACCAGAACTTAGTTTTACCATTTTGTCATACCTGAATGCAACTGATCTTTGTCTAGCTTCATGTGTCTGGCAGGATCTCGCTAATGATGAGCTGCTCTGGCAAgg GTTGTGCAAATCCACTTGGGGTCACTGTTCTATATACAATAAGAATCCACCTCtaggattttcttttagaaaattgTATATGCAGCTGGATGAGGGCAGTCTCACCTTTAACGCCAACCCTGATGAG GGCGTCAACTACTTTATGTCCAAGGGCATACTAGACGATTCGCCGAAAGAAATAGCTAAGTTTATCTTTTGCACAAGAACACTAAATTGGAAGAAGCTGAGGATCTACCTTGATGAAAG GCGAGATGTTTTGGATGACCTTGTGACGCTGCACAACTTCAGAAATCAATTCTTGCCAAATGCACTGAGAGAGTTCTTCAGACATATTCACGCTCCTGAGGAGCGTGGGGAGTACCTTGAGACTCTCATAACAAAGTTCTCTCACAGATTCTGTGCTTGTAACCCCGATTTGATGAGAGAGCTTGGCCTTAGCCCTG ATGCAGTTTATGTACTGTGTTACTCTTTGATTCTACTTTCCATTGACCTAACAAGCCCTCATGTGAAGAacaaaatgtcaaagagggaATTCATCCGAAATACACGACGCGCTGCACAGAATATTAGTGAAGATTTTGTAGGGCACCTTTATGACAACATCTACCTTATTGGCCATGTGGCTGCCTAA